GCTGACGGCCAACATGATCGGGGCGTTCGAACGCGGCGAAAGACGGTGGCCCTCCAAGGAGTACCGGGACGGACTGACCGCGTTCTTCGGCATGACGCCTGCCGAGCTGGGGCTGTACATCGACCGTCCCTCACGTACCGCGGTCACACCCCGCGCTCGGCGAGACCAGCGTGACGTCGCCGAGCTCGGACCGCGGAACCCTCAACGTCGGGAGATTCTCAGACGCATCGCCGCGATCGCGGCTACCTCCGGCCTGCTGGGACGATCGACCGTCGGCATCACGCGCATCGGCGCGGCCGACGCGGCCCGCCTGACCGCCGTCACGGAACTCTACGGTTCCGTCGACCGTGAGGTGGGCGGTGGCCTGCTGTGCCGGCACGTCGCAGAACTCGCCGAATCGGCCACATCGCTCCTGAGCCGGGATGCCGGCGAGGCTCAGCGCAGCAAGTTCATGGTTGCGCTCGCCGGCATTCGCCAGCTTGCCGGATGGACTGCGTTCGATGCTGGCAATCACGCAGAGAGCCAGAGGCACTTCACCATCGCCGAGAGCCTCGCATCAAGTGCCGGCGACGCCAGGCTCGCCGCGCGCGTGCGCTACTGCCAAGCACGACAACTTCAGCACCTCCATCACAACGTCGATGCGGCATACCTGCTGCGGCGTGCGGCGGAAGGGCTGGCTGCATCGGGCACTCCCGCCCTGCGAGCCCTGCTCGCAGGATCCGAGGCTGCATCCCTGGCTGCGCTTGGGGACCACACGGCGGCCCTGAACAATCTCGAGTCCGCCCGCGAGGAGTTCCACCGGATCGACTGGGATCTTGAACCAGCGTGGATCCGCTTCTACGACCAGGGAGAACTGTTGGCACAGTATGGGCGCGTCTACCGCGACCTCGCCCGGCAAGACCAACGTTATGGAGACACCGCCGTCGAGTGGGTCAAGACAGCCATAGCCAACTTCGAGCCCACCAACCAGCGGTCCATGGTCCTCAACCGGGTCGGCCTCTGCAGTGCGTACTTCCTTGCCGGGCACCCAGACGAGGCCATTCGCGTCGGGACGAACGTCGTCAAGTTCGGCCAGCACCTGACCTCACGCCGCATCCTCGACCGCATCGGCAACGTCCGCCGCGACATACGGCACAGCCGCGGGCGATCCGACGTCGCCGACTTTGCGAACGCGCTAGCCCAGTTTGCGCCCCGCCCATGAAGTCATCAGAGGGCCGGTTCTCCGAGGCGGTCATGACCCGGGCGATGGCCGGCGTCGCCTCCAGGCTGTCGCTTCCGTCGGACGATGCCACACTGCTTCGCCTTACCAACAACGCCGTGTTCGCGCTGCCCGAGGCAGGCGTCGTCGTTCGGATCACGCGATCACATCAGCTGCAGTCCCGCGTTTCGAAGGTCGTAAGGCTGGCGAGGTGGTTCGAAGCGATTGACGCACCGACCATTCGTCTGGCCCAAGTAGGAGATCAGCCCGTCGAGATCGACGGCCTGCTCGCGACCGTCTGGACCTACATCAGCCAACACGACCCTGCACTCGGCCCAGACGATCTCGGTATGGCCCTGCGGAGCTTTCACGGCCTGGGCCTACCACCGTTCGAGCTACCGCTGTGGGATCCGATCTCGGATGCGCGATCTCGGCTCAAGGACGCGGAGGGCTTGACCCGGACAGACGAGCAGTTCCTGAGAGCCTGGTGCGACCGCCTCGAACCCCAGATCGAGGAGGTACGCGGACGGGTTGGCCTGCACCTGATCCACGGTGACGCGCACGTCGGCAACCTTCTACGCGACCGCGATGGCAGAGCACTGTTCTGCGACTTCGACGCCACCTCGCAAGGACCGTGGCAGGTCGACCTCGTCGCTGTCGCTGTCGGAGAAGCGCGTTTCGGCCGGGCTGGCGCCCACAACGCGCTCGCGGCCAGCTACGGCTACGACGTCACGTCGGACCCGGACTGGCCACTCTTCCGTGAGGCTCGCGAACTGAAGATGGTGACCGCGGCCGTTCCGCTGCTCGCCAGCGGCGATCTCGTGGCGGACGAGTTCCGTACCCGGCTGCTGTCAGTCATGAATGGCAATACCTCAGCACGGTGGACACCGTTTGCCGATCTCCGGTGATACGGGCCTAACGCGTGGCGAGGCCTTCGAGAGGGCCTCCAGCAGTAGTACACCGCCCGCCCCGCCGGGGCTACCGGCATCGCCTGCCCCCACGCCAGACAAGTGCCCGCCTGCCCCTGCAGGCGGGCACTGTCGATGGTCAGGCGGTGGCGGTGTGGGTGGCCCAGCCGCAGGTGGTGAGGGCGCGCAGGATGAGGGCGATGACCGGTGCGGGGGCGGCCGAGTCGTACGGCGAGTTGGGCGAGGGAGGCGGTGCCCATGCGGTGCAGCAGTTCCATGACGTTGCCCATGTCGGCGGCCAGGGGCGCGGTCGGGGGCACCTGGTAGGCGGCGGTGGTCAGCAGCCACACGCGGGCGGTGTCGGCCCGTTCGGGGCCGTGGGGCGCGGCCGGTGGCGGGGCCGGTGGGTCGGCATAGGTGGCGATGACGCGCCGGGCGGTGGTCACCGCCGCGCACGGCCATGTCTCGTGCGCGCATCGGGCTTGGTCGCATCGGTGGCCGCCGGGGCGGTGGCGGTCGAGAAGTTGCCGGGCGTCGCGGTAGGTCTGGTCGATACGGCTGCTCACGGGGCCTCCCAGGCTCGTGCGGGAAGCCAATGGACGCGCGGGACGCCGAGACGATCAAGTGGACGGTGGTGTGCTAACGCGCCGCGCTCTACCCCGGCGGGTTCGGCTCAGACGATGCCCAGCCGTTCGCGGCAGGTACGCCGCCACGGCCGCAGCCACGCGCGGCCCGCACCGGTGGCCGCGCAGAACTCGTGGACCCCAGGTGCCTCGACCTGGCGGCATCCAAGCCGCGCGGCAGCGCCCATGCCGACCACGCGGACAGGTCGTCCACGTACTCGGGGTGGGTCCGCAGGAAGGTCGCGGCGACGTGCATCAGGTCCGCGTGTCCGACGTTCATCTGCTGATCTTGCCAGGTGGGGACAAGCGGCGCACTCCCGTTGCGGCGGCTGGCAGGTTGCTGGGTCGCGGCGGCGGACGTCCCCGCCGCAGGTGTCTAGGATCGGCTCGTGACGATCGATGACGGCGATGACGACAACCCGGTCTATCCGCTTGTCGCGGGCTTTGTCCACCGCGAGGAGCTGAAGGTGTGGTGTCTGTGGTGCTGCGTCTGGCACACGCACGGCCACGACCCGGATGACGCGGTCGGCAGCGCGGAGCACCGCAGCGCGCACTGCTACGCCTCGGACTCGCCGTACAAGGAGTCGGGCGGCTACAACGTGCAGGTGTCGTCGCGGTCGTTCGCCTCGGTCCGCAAGCTGGTCAAGGAGGCCACCCCCGCCCAGCAGGAGGACATCCACGCCGGCCGCAGCACCGAGGCGATCGTCAAGCTCCGTTCCCAGCCCCAGCCCGCACCCTGACGCCGGTGCTGGCCCGGTTGGGCTCGCCCGTGCGGTGCGGTGGTGTCAAGCTGTGGGTGTGATGTCTGAGGCCGAGCGTGCCGCCGCGTGGACGGTGGAGGACGCGGTGACGCGCCTGAGTGACGCCATGGCGTCTGCCGATGTGGCGGGCGCGCAGGCTCCGGCTGGTCATGGCTATATCGCCGGGTTGGGCTGGTTCCGGGTGTGGCGGCGCGGTCAGCGGGTCGGCGCGCCGCCTGCCGGGTTGAGCGCCGATGCGCTGTCGCGGCGCAGGTTCGCCGAGCGGCTGGCCGACACCTTGGCATATCCGGGTGAGGATGTGGCCCGCTACGGCCACGGCGGGGACCTGTTCGGCGCTTGCAGCGAGTTCGTGCCGGTCGCGGCGTCACCGGTGGCGCAGCGGGTCATCGCCGATGCTGAGGCCGTCACTGAGCGGGTCGCGGTCGTTGAGGGTGAGACGCGGGTGTACGACACCGGCGCGGGTGCGGTGGTGCTGGTGCACGGACCGGACTGGAGTCTGCTGTTCGAGCACGACTCGTTCGGCGTGACGATCCGGGTGTGCGGCGACGAGTGGGACGAGGTCGCGCTCGCGGTCGATGAGGACCCTGACCCGCAGGTGCAGTCGCAGTTGTTGACGATGGTCTACGACGTGCTGTTTCAGTTGCAGCGGGTGTCGGTCGGCGGGGACCGGTTCGCCGAAGCCGCATCCGGCTCCGGCGACCGGTAGCACCTGCTGGTCAGCTGGGCGGTGGCCGATGCCGCCGCTGGGCCAGTTCGTCGGCGCGTTCGTGGGCCAGCAGCGCGGTGACGAGCTTGACCGCCCGGTGCGCGCGCATCCGCGCGGCCGGTTCGGACAGGCCGAG
The Catellatospora sp. IY07-71 DNA segment above includes these coding regions:
- a CDS encoding phosphotransferase family protein; translation: MKSSEGRFSEAVMTRAMAGVASRLSLPSDDATLLRLTNNAVFALPEAGVVVRITRSHQLQSRVSKVVRLARWFEAIDAPTIRLAQVGDQPVEIDGLLATVWTYISQHDPALGPDDLGMALRSFHGLGLPPFELPLWDPISDARSRLKDAEGLTRTDEQFLRAWCDRLEPQIEEVRGRVGLHLIHGDAHVGNLLRDRDGRALFCDFDATSQGPWQVDLVAVAVGEARFGRAGAHNALAASYGYDVTSDPDWPLFREARELKMVTAAVPLLASGDLVADEFRTRLLSVMNGNTSARWTPFADLR